The window GCTCGTCCAGCAGCAGCACCGGCGGCCTGGCCACCATCGCCATGGCGCAGTGCACGCGCCGCCGCTCACCGCCGGAGAGCTCCCTGACCGGGCGGTGGGCCAAGTCCTGCAGGAAAAGCAGGCGCAGCACGTCGTCGACAGCGCGCGTCCTGGCCGCTCGCGCCACCCCGGACACAGCGGCCCAGGAGGCCACGTTCTCGGTGACGGTCAGGGTCGGGAACACCGCGATCTCCTGCCCCGCGTACCCGATGCGTCGGCGGCACGCGCGGGGCGCGGTGGCGAGGTCGTCGCCGCCGACTCGCACACTCCCGCCCGCGAGCGGCACGCGACCGGTGATCGCGTCCATCAGCGTCGTCTTGCCCGCGCCGTTGGGGCCGAGCAGCGCAACGATCTGTCCCGCCGACACGTCGAGCGACACGTCGTGCAGCACCCGCCGCCCGCCGCGGTCGACCGACACGGCCTCGACGCTGAGGACCGGCGCGCTCATCCGCGCCCCCGCACGGCGGGTTCCGGCAAGCACAGGCGCACGGCGCCGTCCGCGTCGGCGTCCACCTCGGCGACGGCGCCCAACGGCAGGCACAGCATGGGGTCGGTGTGTCCGAACTCCACATCGGACACCACGGGACCGCGGCACGCGCCTGCCAGGTTCACCAGGCTTTCCCTTACCGCTGCCCGGTCCCACTCGCCGGTGACGACCTGCCGGAAGACGCCGAAGCACACGCCCGCCGCGCCGTCGAGAAGAGCCGACGCGGCGATCACAGCCAGGTGGTCCTGGAAATCGGCCCAGGACGCGGTGTCCGACTCCTCCAG is drawn from Actinokineospora alba and contains these coding sequences:
- a CDS encoding ABC transporter ATP-binding protein, with amino-acid sequence MSAPVLSVEAVSVDRGGRRVLHDVSLDVSAGQIVALLGPNGAGKTTLMDAITGRVPLAGGSVRVGGDDLATAPRACRRRIGYAGQEIAVFPTLTVTENVASWAAVSGVARAARTRAVDDVLRLLFLQDLAHRPVRELSGGERRRVHCAMAMVARPPVLLLDEPTVGVDPMTRSALLDHLTQLADGGTAVLYSTHYLHEVEKRAAVVVMLREGKVVASGQADELISRHCTSVIEMTVERGGETRTVVVPTSDAVTDLARLLDGLRADGDRLVGVEVRRPSLEDAFTHIVSTSEVAHGR